The following are encoded in a window of Amphibacillus xylanus NBRC 15112 genomic DNA:
- the spoIIAA gene encoding anti-sigma F factor antagonist, which produces MLEKKFLVHGDILLVRLKGELDHHEANELRRMWQNEMERNRIRHIILNLEQLTFMDSSGLGVILGRYKQIRQIEGEMVICSISPIVNRLFEMSGMFKIMRRAQGEEEAFSYLGVA; this is translated from the coding sequence ATGTTAGAAAAGAAATTTCTAGTACATGGTGATATTTTGTTAGTCCGATTAAAGGGTGAACTAGATCATCATGAAGCTAATGAGCTAAGACGAATGTGGCAAAACGAAATGGAGAGGAACCGAATTCGTCATATCATTCTTAACTTAGAACAACTCACTTTTATGGATAGTTCTGGTTTGGGTGTGATTTTAGGTCGTTATAAACAAATTAGACAAATCGAAGGAGAGATGGTTATTTGTTCAATTTCTCCTATCGTTAATCGATTATTTGAAATGTCGGGGATGTTTAAGATAATGCGACGTGCTCAGGGTGAAGAAGAGGCATTTAGCTATTTGGGGGTAGCGTAA
- a CDS encoding D-alanyl-D-alanine carboxypeptidase family protein: protein MINNEMIYAKPLVSAEQAILIDQDSGTVLYEKNADNPQLIASITKVMTAIIAIEYGELTDQVKISREAVTVEGSSIYLEENEKMSLEDLLYGLMLRSGNDAAIAIAEHIGGSVDGFVYLMNEKANWLGLEQTHFENPHGLDSEHHYSTSKDIALLMRYAMENEVFAEINQTKSYRSSSRTYSWHNKNKLLTNYYPYTIGGKTGYTKAAGRTLVSVAQKNNRQLIAVTINDPNDWFDHMQLYEWGFNQIEQLDLLTLGNVDQLTRPTFLEVAYHYLLKMVGL from the coding sequence TTGATTAATAATGAAATGATTTACGCAAAACCGCTTGTATCTGCTGAGCAAGCAATCCTAATTGATCAAGATAGTGGTACTGTACTTTATGAAAAAAATGCGGACAACCCTCAATTAATTGCCAGTATAACAAAAGTAATGACGGCAATTATTGCGATTGAATATGGTGAGTTAACAGATCAAGTTAAGATAAGCAGAGAAGCTGTAACAGTAGAAGGCTCATCGATTTATCTAGAAGAGAATGAAAAAATGTCACTAGAGGATTTATTATACGGATTAATGCTCCGGTCGGGTAATGATGCTGCTATTGCGATAGCAGAACATATTGGTGGAAGTGTTGATGGTTTTGTCTATTTAATGAATGAAAAGGCTAACTGGCTAGGACTTGAACAAACTCATTTTGAAAATCCACATGGACTAGATTCAGAGCATCACTACTCGACATCAAAAGATATCGCTCTTCTTATGCGATATGCAATGGAAAACGAAGTATTTGCAGAAATTAATCAAACAAAGAGTTATCGATCATCGTCACGTACTTATAGTTGGCACAATAAAAACAAATTACTAACAAATTATTATCCATACACAATTGGTGGAAAGACAGGCTACACCAAAGCAGCTGGACGTACATTAGTGAGTGTCGCTCAAAAGAATAATCGTCAATTAATTGCGGTTACAATTAATGATCCAAATGATTGGTTTGATCATATGCAATTATATGAATGGGGTTTTAACCAAATAGAACAATTAGATTTATTGACTCTAGGTAATGTTGATCAGTTAACTAGACCAACATTTTTAGAAGTAGCATATCATTATCTATTAAAAATGGTGGGATTATAA
- the sigF gene encoding RNA polymerase sporulation sigma factor SigF, with translation MSLNEVKKQRQLTDEEVKHYIKQSQLGDQEAKDILVERNVRLVWSVVQRFLNRGYDQEDLFQIGCIGLIKSIDKFDLSYQVKFSTYAVPMIIGEIQRFIRDDGSIKVSRSLKELGNKIRREKEALSKSFGRSPTISEIACALDVTPEEVIHAEDAIKQPHSIHETVYENEGDPITLLDQLAEEEADWFDKLLISETIKNLEPREQLIVYLRYYQDQTQAEVAKRIGISQVQVSRLEKKILKTMKQQMSQT, from the coding sequence ATGTCATTAAATGAAGTGAAAAAACAAAGGCAATTGACTGATGAAGAAGTTAAACATTATATTAAGCAAAGTCAATTAGGTGATCAAGAAGCAAAGGATATTTTAGTAGAGAGAAACGTTCGTCTTGTTTGGTCAGTTGTTCAACGATTTTTAAATCGTGGCTATGATCAAGAAGATTTATTTCAAATCGGTTGTATCGGACTCATTAAATCGATCGATAAGTTTGATTTATCTTATCAGGTAAAGTTTTCAACTTATGCAGTTCCGATGATAATTGGTGAAATCCAACGATTTATTCGTGATGATGGTTCGATAAAAGTAAGTCGTTCACTTAAAGAATTGGGTAATAAGATTCGTAGAGAGAAAGAGGCGTTATCGAAATCTTTCGGCAGATCACCAACTATTTCTGAAATCGCATGTGCATTAGACGTTACCCCAGAAGAGGTGATCCATGCAGAAGATGCGATAAAACAGCCTCATTCAATTCACGAAACAGTATATGAGAATGAAGGCGATCCAATTACTCTACTTGATCAATTGGCTGAGGAAGAAGCTGATTGGTTTGATAAGTTATTGATTTCAGAAACGATAAAAAATTTAGAGCCAAGAGAACAATTAATCGTATATTTACGCTATTACCAAGACCAAACTCAAGCTGAAGTAGCTAAAAGAATTGGGATTTCTCAGGTTCAGGTCTCAAGATTAGAAAAGAAAATACTAAAAACAATGAAACAACAAATGTCTCAAACTTAG
- a CDS encoding segregation/condensation protein A, translated as MIESYQVKFDGFEGPLDLLLHLIKQYEIDIYDIPVALITTQYLEYIETMQKLDLNVASEYLVMAATLLAIKSEMLLPNSEIIEEDDYEEDDPRAELVARLIEYRKYKEAAEQLKEIEGEEKESFTRSPEILEDIKKIKPPIKENAASVYDMLQAMQNVFNRKKWNRPITTTIEKTEIPIQQRMEEVLEIVELSENGVPFDALFPYYSKPHIIITFMAMLELMKQNLIYCEQERTFDRLILYRWR; from the coding sequence ATGATTGAATCATATCAGGTAAAATTTGATGGTTTTGAAGGTCCATTAGATCTCTTACTCCATTTAATTAAACAGTATGAAATTGATATTTACGACATACCTGTAGCCCTTATTACGACACAATATTTGGAATACATAGAAACCATGCAAAAATTAGACCTAAATGTTGCTAGTGAATATTTAGTGATGGCTGCAACTTTACTCGCCATTAAAAGTGAGATGCTTTTACCAAATTCAGAAATAATTGAAGAAGATGATTATGAAGAAGATGATCCAAGAGCGGAACTTGTCGCTAGATTAATAGAATATCGCAAATATAAAGAGGCTGCTGAACAATTGAAAGAAATTGAAGGTGAAGAAAAGGAAAGCTTTACAAGATCTCCTGAAATTTTAGAAGATATTAAGAAAATTAAACCACCCATTAAAGAAAATGCAGCGTCAGTTTATGATATGTTACAAGCAATGCAAAATGTTTTTAATCGAAAAAAGTGGAATCGACCGATCACGACTACTATTGAAAAAACTGAAATTCCAATCCAACAACGTATGGAAGAAGTTTTAGAAATTGTTGAATTAAGTGAAAATGGTGTTCCTTTCGACGCCTTGTTTCCATATTATTCGAAACCACACATTATTATAACATTTATGGCGATGCTTGAGCTTATGAAGCAAAACTTAATATATTGTGAACAAGAACGGACTTTTGATCGGTTGATTTTATATAGATGGAGGTAA
- a CDS encoding GNAT family N-acetyltransferase, with product MLIRYKKSMEKIAMGLLSFMPEEKDVKKLTGTIRAYEENENWQLYLWKENDDVLGAIGVKVEEANGEVIVQHISVNPSHREQGIGQKMIHDVRENYYSDYQIVANELTKSFLSKCV from the coding sequence ATGTTAATCCGATATAAAAAGTCGATGGAAAAGATTGCAATGGGTCTATTATCTTTTATGCCTGAAGAGAAAGATGTTAAAAAATTAACAGGAACTATAAGAGCATACGAAGAAAATGAGAACTGGCAACTTTATTTGTGGAAAGAGAATGACGACGTATTAGGAGCCATTGGTGTAAAAGTTGAAGAAGCAAATGGTGAAGTCATTGTACAGCATATTTCTGTTAATCCATCACATCGAGAACAAGGAATTGGACAAAAAATGATTCACGATGTTCGTGAAAATTATTATAGCGACTATCAAATTGTTGCTAATGAACTCACGAAATCATTTCTAAGCAAATGTGTCTAA
- a CDS encoding nucleoside recognition domain-containing protein: MVHLIWAGLACIGIVYALFNGTIGDVNEAIFSSANEAIQLVIGLTSILVFWLGLMKIAEKANILAGLSRLFRPVVSKLFPDLPRNHPVMGYITSNFIANIFGLGNAATPLGLKAMKEMKQLEPSEQASRSMVTFLAINTAGVTLIPTTVLALRIQHGSVAPTETVAATMIVSILTTTFAIIIDRLFHYKRVRK, translated from the coding sequence ATGGTGCACTTAATTTGGGCTGGACTAGCTTGTATTGGGATCGTATATGCTTTGTTTAACGGTACAATTGGAGACGTTAACGAAGCCATTTTTTCAAGTGCAAATGAAGCAATCCAACTTGTTATTGGATTAACAAGTATACTAGTTTTTTGGTTAGGACTAATGAAAATAGCTGAAAAAGCAAATATTCTTGCTGGTTTAAGTCGTTTGTTTAGACCGGTAGTTTCAAAGTTATTTCCCGATTTACCAAGAAACCACCCTGTGATGGGTTATATTACATCAAATTTTATTGCTAATATATTTGGCTTAGGTAATGCAGCAACACCATTAGGGCTAAAGGCAATGAAAGAAATGAAACAGCTAGAGCCATCAGAACAAGCCTCTAGATCAATGGTTACATTTTTAGCGATTAATACAGCAGGGGTAACATTAATTCCTACAACAGTCCTCGCACTTCGCATTCAGCACGGCTCAGTTGCTCCAACTGAAACTGTTGCTGCAACGATGATCGTATCAATCTTAACAACAACTTTTGCTATAATTATTGATCGTTTATTTCATTATAAGAGAGTGAGAAAATAA
- the spoIIAB gene encoding anti-sigma F factor, giving the protein MNNHMQISFKSISENEAFARIVVASFLAPLDPTLEELAEVKTVVSEAVTNAIIHGYEQASDFDIYLSCEINDHHLKIVIEDFGVGMDDIEEATQPLYTSKPELERSGMGFTIMENFMDHVLVESSLGHGTKVTLEKTFQKSRSIHQ; this is encoded by the coding sequence ATGAACAATCACATGCAGATATCGTTTAAAAGTATTAGTGAAAACGAAGCTTTCGCCAGAATTGTTGTCGCTTCATTTCTTGCACCATTAGATCCGACTCTTGAAGAATTGGCTGAGGTTAAGACTGTCGTTTCTGAAGCAGTAACGAATGCGATTATTCACGGTTATGAGCAAGCGAGCGATTTTGATATTTATTTAAGCTGTGAAATAAATGATCACCATCTAAAAATTGTGATCGAGGATTTTGGTGTTGGGATGGATGATATTGAAGAAGCAACACAACCTCTCTATACATCTAAACCTGAATTAGAACGCTCAGGTATGGGCTTTACGATCATGGAAAACTTCATGGATCATGTATTAGTTGAATCTTCATTAGGACACGGAACGAAAGTTACTCTAGAGAAAACATTTCAAAAATCGCGCTCGATTCATCAATAG
- the xerD gene encoding site-specific tyrosine recombinase XerD → MKYEIEDFIHYIQIERGLSHNTLQAYRRDLNKYLSYLNEIELITKWEEVDHAIATRFLYHLNDHGAKSTTISRTLSSLRKFHQFLVMERIVAVDPTIHIESPKKARHLPKVLSAEEVDQLLAIQTDDPLSIRNKAMVETLYATGLRVSELVDLTINDLHLMMGFIRCFGKGGKERIVPLGDMAKEAIEFYLDSSREFLVKGKAVDALFVNHHGRPLSRQGFWKILKTLASESGIKKNITPHMLRHSFATHLLENGADLRSVQEMLGHADISTTQIYTHVSRKRLKDIYSQHHPRA, encoded by the coding sequence ATGAAGTACGAAATTGAAGATTTTATTCATTATATACAAATTGAACGTGGCCTTTCACATAATACACTTCAAGCTTATCGACGTGATTTAAATAAGTACTTAAGCTATTTAAATGAAATTGAGCTTATAACAAAATGGGAAGAAGTCGATCATGCTATAGCTACTCGTTTTTTATATCATTTAAATGATCATGGAGCAAAATCTACGACGATATCTCGTACTTTATCATCACTAAGGAAATTTCATCAATTTTTAGTAATGGAAAGAATAGTTGCAGTTGATCCAACTATTCATATCGAGTCACCAAAGAAAGCACGTCATCTACCGAAAGTTTTATCTGCTGAAGAAGTTGATCAATTATTAGCCATTCAAACTGATGATCCATTATCAATTCGAAATAAGGCAATGGTAGAGACGCTTTACGCGACAGGTTTGCGAGTTTCTGAACTAGTTGACTTAACGATAAATGATTTACACTTGATGATGGGCTTTATTCGTTGCTTCGGTAAAGGTGGCAAAGAGAGGATCGTCCCATTAGGCGATATGGCTAAAGAGGCAATTGAATTCTACTTAGATTCTTCTCGGGAATTTCTAGTCAAGGGAAAGGCTGTCGATGCACTATTTGTTAATCATCATGGTAGACCTTTATCACGTCAAGGATTTTGGAAAATATTAAAAACCCTTGCTAGTGAAAGTGGCATTAAGAAAAATATAACACCACATATGTTAAGACATTCGTTTGCAACACATTTGCTAGAAAACGGTGCAGATTTACGTTCGGTTCAAGAAATGCTAGGCCATGCTGATATATCCACAACGCAAATTTATACACATGTTTCAAGAAAACGATTAAAAGATATTTACAGTCAGCACCATCCACGGGCTTAA
- a CDS encoding D-alanyl-D-alanine carboxypeptidase family protein, protein MKRIFLFLCLFMYLAQPSSLLAEESQPNLDLKGKSLILIEQDTGKVLYENNSDQPLPPASMTKMMTLLLVAEALEEARVSINDTVIVSEHAASMGGSQIFLEPNEEMSVDDLLKAVAIASANDASVALAEYIYGSEQAFIQAMNDKVAELGLEQTHFQNTTGLPAEDHYSSAYDMAMIARELLKYEFITDYTSIYEDYLRKDTEDEFWLVNTNRLVKFYPGVDGLKTGFTQEAKYCLTATAKKDNMRLIAVVMGAESPKERNATISRLLDFGYAQFQLQQLYTTEQTVTDMEIIKGEVNRIDVYPKQNASILTKKGEDLSLIETKIEINDQIMAPIKKDEVVGSLEIYLNDQLIDSVDLVAGANVERANVWQLMADSFRRLVKVGKS, encoded by the coding sequence ATGAAACGAATCTTTTTGTTCTTGTGCTTGTTTATGTATTTGGCACAGCCAAGTAGTTTGTTAGCAGAAGAAAGTCAACCAAACTTAGATTTAAAAGGGAAAAGTCTGATTCTTATTGAACAAGATACAGGGAAAGTTTTGTATGAAAATAATAGTGATCAACCATTGCCGCCAGCAAGTATGACTAAAATGATGACATTATTACTCGTTGCTGAAGCATTAGAAGAGGCTCGAGTAAGTATAAATGACACTGTCATCGTCAGTGAGCATGCAGCATCAATGGGGGGTTCTCAGATTTTCCTAGAGCCCAATGAGGAAATGTCTGTAGATGATCTATTAAAGGCAGTTGCTATCGCGTCAGCTAATGATGCAAGTGTTGCATTAGCTGAATACATTTATGGTAGTGAACAAGCTTTTATCCAAGCGATGAATGATAAAGTTGCAGAATTAGGTTTAGAACAGACCCATTTTCAAAATACGACCGGTTTACCTGCGGAAGATCATTACTCATCTGCCTACGATATGGCTATGATCGCAAGGGAACTATTAAAATATGAGTTTATCACAGATTATACGTCTATTTATGAAGATTATCTAAGAAAAGATACTGAAGATGAATTTTGGTTAGTTAATACGAATCGACTAGTTAAATTTTATCCAGGTGTCGATGGATTAAAGACAGGCTTTACTCAAGAGGCTAAATATTGCTTAACAGCCACGGCTAAGAAAGACAATATGCGATTAATTGCTGTCGTTATGGGTGCTGAATCACCAAAAGAAAGAAATGCAACGATCTCACGTTTGTTAGATTTTGGCTATGCGCAATTTCAACTTCAACAATTATATACGACTGAACAAACTGTAACAGATATGGAAATTATTAAAGGTGAAGTCAATCGAATTGATGTATATCCAAAACAAAATGCATCTATTTTAACTAAAAAGGGCGAAGATCTAAGTTTAATTGAAACTAAAATTGAGATTAATGATCAAATAATGGCACCGATTAAAAAAGACGAAGTAGTCGGAAGCTTAGAAATATATTTGAATGACCAATTAATTGATTCAGTTGATTTAGTTGCTGGAGCAAATGTTGAACGCGCCAATGTTTGGCAACTAATGGCTGATTCATTTAGAAGATTAGTTAAAGTTGGCAAATCATAA
- a CDS encoding spore maturation protein — MEFISMVSMVVIPLFVLIVLAIGTYKKLPTYDLFVEGGKEGLSMAVSLLPHLLGMLVSIAIFRSSGVLDYMIDLFAPILSFVQIPKDIIPLALTKPISGTAALAVTADLIKSFGPDSFIGRLASTMQGSSDTTLYVITVYFGSVGIKKMGDALKVGLLTDLIGIIIAIMIITILFG; from the coding sequence ATTGAATTTATTTCGATGGTTAGTATGGTTGTTATCCCTTTATTTGTTCTAATCGTCTTAGCAATTGGCACGTATAAAAAGTTACCAACGTATGATTTGTTTGTTGAAGGTGGTAAAGAAGGTTTATCCATGGCTGTTTCTTTACTGCCACACTTATTAGGAATGCTCGTATCAATTGCAATTTTCAGGAGCTCAGGTGTCCTTGACTATATGATAGACTTATTTGCTCCAATTCTATCATTTGTCCAAATTCCAAAAGATATTATACCACTTGCTTTAACTAAGCCGATTTCAGGTACAGCAGCTTTAGCTGTTACGGCTGATTTAATAAAATCATTTGGTCCAGATTCATTTATTGGTCGTTTAGCTTCAACAATGCAAGGTAGTTCTGACACAACTCTCTATGTAATAACAGTATATTTTGGATCTGTAGGTATAAAAAAAATGGGAGATGCTTTAAAAGTTGGACTACTAACAGATCTTATTGGTATAATAATTGCGATTATGATAATTACAATTTTATTTGGCTAA
- the scpB gene encoding SMC-Scp complex subunit ScpB — MDLSHYKAIVEGLLFVSGSDGLTINQMSSITELDSKTIEHLLNELKFDYENASRGIQILESEKHFYLASKPEHAEYFRKLRADVHTSKLTQASLETLAIIAYNQPITRAEIEEIRGVKSDRPIQTILSRGLIEEVGRKNTIGRPMMFGTTLDFLTYFGLRSIDELPPLNDQINEDEINDEASLYFDKLKDE, encoded by the coding sequence GTGGATTTAAGTCATTATAAAGCAATTGTTGAAGGTTTACTCTTTGTTTCTGGTTCTGACGGATTAACAATTAATCAAATGTCATCAATTACAGAACTAGACTCAAAAACAATTGAGCATTTATTAAATGAATTAAAGTTTGATTATGAAAATGCTTCACGAGGCATTCAAATATTAGAATCGGAAAAACACTTCTATTTAGCGTCAAAGCCTGAGCATGCTGAATACTTTAGAAAGCTAAGAGCAGACGTACATACTTCTAAGCTAACTCAAGCAAGCCTAGAGACGCTAGCTATTATTGCCTATAATCAACCAATAACAAGAGCTGAAATTGAAGAAATTCGTGGTGTTAAAAGTGACCGTCCAATTCAAACGATTCTTTCTCGAGGGTTAATTGAGGAAGTTGGGCGTAAAAATACGATTGGACGTCCGATGATGTTCGGTACAACTTTAGATTTCTTAACATATTTTGGTTTGCGTTCAATAGATGAACTACCACCATTAAATGATCAAATTAATGAAGATGAGATCAATGATGAAGCAAGTCTTTATTTTGATAAATTAAAAGATGAATAA
- a CDS encoding spore germination protein, which yields MREHVGVGVSFDADFREVIILGTKVQLYFVNGLCDTTILVELLKSLVRINDHESESMKVVDIVRNRIVHQQFEELDDINEAITKLLSGLVIIFIDGYDKVMIVDVRSYPGRSPEEPDTERVVRGSRDGYTENIIQNTALTRRRIRDPRLRNEIIQVGDRSKTDICISYIKDLADPELIDIIKQELKSIKTDGLSMADKALEEYIVKQGFNPFPIVRYTERPDVASVHLFEGHVILMVDTSPSMIITPTTFFHHVQHAEEYRQTPSSGTFVRWIRFIGIFVSIFILPFWYLLSIEQNLLPEALQFIGPNENTGNVPLFLQIILADVGVELLRMAAIHTPTPLSTAMGLIAAVLIGDIAISAGLFTGEVILYVAVAAVGSYATPSYELSIANKLARIIIVLATFAFNLPGFVITTTLYILSLASVKSFNTPYLWPFIPFNFRALRQILIRYSVPAKETRPSITHAKQKKD from the coding sequence ATGCGAGAACACGTCGGTGTTGGTGTATCATTTGATGCGGACTTTCGTGAAGTCATCATTTTAGGAACAAAAGTTCAACTATACTTTGTCAATGGATTGTGTGATACGACAATACTTGTTGAATTGTTAAAGTCATTAGTGCGTATCAATGATCATGAATCTGAATCAATGAAAGTAGTAGATATAGTTAGAAATCGCATTGTCCATCAACAATTTGAGGAGCTAGATGATATTAATGAAGCAATTACCAAATTGTTATCTGGCTTGGTCATCATTTTTATCGATGGTTATGACAAAGTGATGATAGTTGATGTACGATCATACCCGGGCCGGTCTCCTGAGGAACCAGATACCGAGCGGGTGGTACGTGGTTCTAGAGATGGTTATACTGAAAACATTATTCAAAATACCGCGCTTACGAGACGGAGAATTCGTGACCCAAGATTACGAAATGAGATCATTCAAGTTGGTGATCGTTCAAAAACAGATATCTGTATTTCTTACATTAAGGATTTAGCTGATCCAGAATTGATAGACATTATTAAGCAAGAGTTAAAATCGATTAAAACAGATGGTCTATCAATGGCTGATAAAGCTTTAGAAGAATATATAGTAAAGCAAGGCTTTAACCCGTTTCCAATTGTAAGATACACGGAACGTCCAGACGTAGCATCTGTCCATTTATTTGAAGGTCATGTGATCTTAATGGTAGACACATCACCAAGTATGATCATTACGCCAACGACATTTTTTCACCATGTCCAACATGCTGAAGAATATCGTCAAACGCCTTCATCTGGTACATTTGTGAGATGGATTCGGTTTATTGGGATCTTTGTTTCGATCTTTATTCTACCTTTTTGGTATTTACTTTCAATTGAACAAAATCTATTACCAGAAGCACTTCAGTTTATTGGTCCTAATGAAAACACAGGTAATGTACCGTTGTTCCTACAAATTATCCTAGCAGATGTTGGGGTGGAACTACTGAGGATGGCAGCAATTCATACGCCTACACCTCTATCAACTGCAATGGGTCTTATAGCAGCTGTATTAATTGGTGATATTGCCATCTCAGCAGGGCTATTTACAGGAGAAGTTATTCTATATGTTGCAGTTGCTGCAGTAGGTTCTTATGCAACACCGAGCTATGAATTAAGTATTGCTAATAAATTAGCGCGGATTATTATTGTACTTGCAACATTTGCATTTAATTTGCCAGGGTTTGTTATTACGACAACACTCTACATTTTGTCTTTAGCTAGTGTAAAATCATTTAATACACCATATTTATGGCCGTTTATCCCTTTTAATTTTAGAGCATTGCGACAAATCTTAATTAGATACAGTGTACCTGCGAAAGAGACTCGTCCGAGCATTACACACGCAAAGCAGAAAAAAGACTAA
- the lysA gene encoding diaminopimelate decarboxylase produces MNEQLKTNEKDHLIFGGIDTIELAKKYGTPLYVYDVEKIRQNARAFVNQFNKLGVKAQVAYASKAFSSVAMLQVAKQEGLSLDVVSQGELYTALKADFPVEKIHLHGNNKSIDELRMAIENKIGCIVIDNFHEIKLLEQLLNEHDHQIDVLIRVTPGIEAHTHDYILTGNEDSKFGFDIASGQAEEAFNLIIKSKRMHLKGLHCHIGSQIFETDGFILAVQRLYSLMNEWKIKYQFNPEVLNVGGGFGIRYTSDDQPLPLSHYVTALVEEINTQANKYQMDFPEIWIEPGRAIVGNAGITLYEVGSKKEIPNVRNYISVDGGMTDNIRPALYDAKYDAVIANKVNAPKTYQGSIAGKCCESGDMLIWDLRLPEIEAGDILAMFSTGAYGYSMASHYNRFAKPAVVFIENGIDKLVVKRETYQDVSRYDLSYE; encoded by the coding sequence GTGAATGAACAATTAAAGACAAACGAAAAAGACCACCTTATTTTTGGGGGCATCGATACGATTGAATTAGCAAAAAAATATGGAACTCCATTATATGTCTACGATGTCGAGAAAATACGTCAAAATGCACGAGCTTTTGTCAATCAATTTAATAAGCTAGGCGTTAAAGCACAAGTCGCATATGCAAGTAAGGCATTTTCTTCTGTAGCTATGCTACAAGTAGCAAAACAAGAAGGTTTAAGTCTAGATGTTGTTTCACAAGGTGAATTGTATACCGCACTTAAAGCTGATTTTCCAGTAGAGAAAATTCATCTACACGGAAATAATAAGAGTATAGATGAATTAAGAATGGCGATTGAAAATAAAATTGGCTGTATCGTAATAGATAACTTCCATGAAATTAAACTACTTGAGCAATTATTAAATGAACACGATCATCAAATCGATGTTTTAATCCGAGTGACACCAGGTATTGAAGCACATACTCATGACTATATCTTAACAGGTAATGAAGATTCTAAATTTGGCTTTGATATCGCAAGCGGACAGGCTGAAGAAGCGTTTAATCTTATCATTAAGTCTAAACGGATGCACTTAAAAGGATTACATTGCCATATAGGATCGCAAATTTTTGAAACGGATGGTTTTATTTTAGCTGTTCAACGATTATATTCCCTTATGAATGAGTGGAAGATTAAATATCAATTTAATCCAGAAGTTTTAAACGTTGGTGGTGGTTTTGGTATACGCTATACAAGTGATGATCAACCATTGCCACTATCGCATTACGTTACTGCACTAGTCGAAGAGATAAATACACAAGCAAATAAGTATCAAATGGACTTTCCTGAAATTTGGATTGAGCCAGGTCGAGCAATTGTGGGGAACGCAGGAATAACTTTATATGAAGTAGGCTCTAAAAAGGAAATTCCAAATGTTCGCAATTATATATCAGTGGACGGTGGCATGACGGATAATATTCGACCTGCTTTATATGATGCTAAATATGATGCTGTGATTGCTAATAAAGTCAATGCTCCTAAAACTTATCAAGGCTCTATTGCTGGTAAGTGTTGTGAATCTGGTGATATGTTAATCTGGGATTTAAGATTGCCAGAAATTGAAGCGGGTGATATACTAGCAATGTTTAGCACTGGGGCATATGGTTATTCAATGGCTAGCCATTATAATCGATTTGCCAAACCAGCAGTAGTATTTATAGAAAACGGAATAGATAAATTAGTCGTAAAACGAGAAACTTATCAAGATGTATCTCGATATGACTTATCGTATGAGTAG
- a CDS encoding peptidylprolyl isomerase: protein MSKQATITFENGEKIVIELFEDAAPGTVANFEKLANEKFYDGVTFHRVIPGFVAQGGDPTGTGAGGPGYSIKCETEGNPHKHVAGALSMAHAGKDTGGSQFFIVHEPQPHLDGVHTVFGQVIEGMDVVLRIRQGDVMQSVVVEEV, encoded by the coding sequence ATGTCAAAACAAGCAACAATTACATTTGAAAATGGAGAAAAAATTGTTATTGAATTATTCGAAGACGCTGCACCAGGTACTGTAGCAAACTTTGAAAAATTAGCAAACGAAAAATTCTATGATGGTGTAACATTCCATCGTGTCATTCCTGGTTTCGTAGCACAAGGTGGAGATCCGACAGGTACAGGTGCAGGTGGTCCTGGATATTCAATTAAATGTGAAACTGAAGGTAACCCTCACAAGCACGTTGCTGGAGCTTTATCAATGGCTCATGCTGGAAAAGATACAGGTGGTAGTCAATTTTTCATTGTTCATGAACCACAGCCACATTTAGATGGTGTTCATACTGTATTTGGACAGGTAATCGAAGGCATGGATGTCGTCCTACGTATTAGACAAGGTGACGTTATGCAATCAGTGGTTGTTGAAGAAGTTTAA